GTCGACGCCGTCGAGGCCGTCGCCGGGGACATCGCGGCCCACGCCGGCACCGACGCCGGGCCAGTGACCGCGGACCTGGCTACGCTGCGCCAGCAGCTCGGCGGGCTCACCGGCGCGACCGTCGCCCAGACCGAGACCGTCGCGGACTACCTCATCGAGGACTCCGGCCTCACCGACGTCACCCCGGCCGGCTACCGGGCGGCCGCCCGTAACCACGCCTCCCCGGCCGCCGGGGACCTGGCCGCGTTCCTCCGCGCCATCGACGACGGCGGGGTCGACGTGCTCATCCACAACCCGCAGACGGAAACGGATCTCACCGCCTCGATCCGCGACGCCGCGGACAAGGCCGGCGTCCCCGTGGTGGAGATCGCCGAGATCCCGCCCGCCGGCGCCAACTTCTTCGACTACTTCCACCGGGTCGTCGATGATCTGGAACGGGGGGCGGCCTGACATGCTCGTTCGTTTCACCGACGCCGCCGTCGACCCCCTCTGGTCCGGGCTCAACCTCACCGTCGAACCTGGAGAGTTCCTCGCCGTCCTCGGCCCCAACGGCGTGGGCAAGTCCACGCTGCTCAGCACCGTCCTGGGCACCCGCACGCTCACCCACGGCCGGGTCGAGGCGCCCGCCCGCATCGGGTTCATCCCGCAGCAGCGTCTGTTCGAGCGCAACCTGCCGCTGCGCGCCCGCGACCTGGTGTCCCTGTCGCTCGCCCACGGCACCCTGAGCCACCGCAGCCCGAAAAGAGCGCAGGTCGACGCCCTGCTCGCCGAGGTCGGCGCCGACGGCCTGGCCGATCTCCCTGTGGGGCGGATGTCGGGCGGCCAGCAGCAGCTCGTGCGCCAGGCCCAGGCCCTGGCGAACGACCCCGAACTGCTGCTCGCCGACGAGCCGCTGCTGAGCCTGGACGTGGCGCGTGAGCAGGCGACCGTCGCCAAGCTGGACGCGCGACGCCGGGAACGCGGGACCTCCGTGATTCTGGTAACCCACGGGATCAATCCCGTGCTGGACGTCGTCGACCGGGTGCTCTACCTCGCGCCGCACGGGCACACGCTCGGCACCGTGGCGGAGGTCATGCGTACCGACGTCCTTTCCGACCTGTACCGGGCCCGCGTCGAGGTCGCGCGCGTGGGCGATCGACTGGTGGTGATCTAGATGCTTTCCCAGACCCTCGAGCTGCTGGAGTTCGACTTCGTGCGCCAGGCGCTGCTCGCATCCGCGCTGCTAGGGCTGCTGTCCGGGGTGATGACCCCGCTGATCGTGCTGCGGCGCATGAGTTTCTCCGTCCACGCCACCAGCGAACTCGCGCTCATGGGCGGGGCCGCGGCACTGCTGCTGGGTGTGAACATCGGCCTCGGCGCGGTGGTGGGGGCGATCGTGGCCGCGATCGTGCTCGCTGTGCTGGGCTTTCGGGGTCAGCAGGATTCGTCGATAGGCGTGGTCATGAGCTTCGGTCTGGGACTGGCGGTGTTGTTCCTCTACCTCTACCCGGGCAACTCGTCGACCGCGATGTCGCTGCTCACGGGCCAGGTCGTCGGCGTCTCCGGCGCCTCGACATGGGCCCTCGCCGCGGTGACCGCCGTGGTGGTCGGGGTGGTCGCGCTGCTGTGGCGCCCGCTGCTCTTCGCCTCCGCCGACCCGGAGATGGCCAGCGCCGCGGGGATTCCCGTGCGGGCGCTGTCGGTCATTTTTGCCGTGCTCATCGGCCTGGCCTCGGCGCAGTCCGTACGGATCGTCGGTGCGCTGCTGGTCATGGCGCTGCTCATCACTCCCGGCGCGGCGGCCGCGCAGATCGCCTCCTCCCCGCTGCGTGCCGTGGCGTGGTCGGTGCTGTTTGCCGAGGTCGCCGCAGTCGGCGGCCTGCTGCTCTCCCTGGCTCCGGGGCTGCCGGTGAGTGTGTTTGTCACCTCCATCTCCTTTGCCATCTACCTTCTCTGCCGCGTCATCGGCGGGCGCCGGAGGGTGTACCGGGACGAGGTCACGGCCGCGCACTACTCAGATTCGGAGCACCACTAGGCTGATCGGCCATGGGCTATCACGTGGACAGGAAGAAAATCGGCGAGCGCTCCTACGTCCTCGTCTCCCCCGACGAGGCCCCGGCTTCGGCGCTGCTGCTGTTCTTCCACGGCTCCCAGCAGTCCGGCAACGTCGCCCGCAACTTCACCGCCCGCACCTTCGACGACCTCACCGCGCGCGGCGTCGCGGTGGCGTACCCCAACGGCGTGGCCAACCACTTCAACGACGCCCGCCTCGACTACGACGAAAAGACCCGCAAGCTGGGCATCGATGACGTGGGTTTCACCCGAGACATCGTCGCGGAACTTGGCTTATCGACGGTCTTTGCAGCCGGATTCTCCAACGGCGGCCAGATGGTGCTTCGCCTGCTTCACGACGCCCCCGGCCTCCTCTCCGGCGCCGCCACCATCGCCGCGTCTCTGCCCACCGACGACAATCTGCTTCCCGACCTGGGAACTCCAGTGCCCACGCCCCTCCTGATGATCCACGGCACGGGCGACCGCATCGTCCCCTACGAGGGCGGCCGCGCGGGCACCGCCAACCAGCGACGTGGCACGGTGCGATCCGCCGTAGCCGCGGCCGAGTACTTCGCGCAGGCCAACGGCTCCGCGGAGCACTCCGTCACGGAGGCGGACGGTTTCCGTATGGACAGGTGGGACGGCGGCGCACCGGTGCAGTTGATCACCGTCGAGGGAATGGGACACCTGGTGCCCGCACCGCACGACGTCGATGAGCGACTCGGCCCGGGCACCAGGGCCTTCGCGGCCGCCGACGTCATCGCGGACTTCTTTGAGTTGTGAACTATCCAGTTTTGCAGTGTGATTTGATTCATATGCTGCAGGTGGATTCCTGGAGCACATTCCGGGATAGCGCCACTGCTGATCCCTCTGAAGAAAGAGATCAGTAATGAGCGTGCTGAAACATGCGTCGATATTCGGCTGTGCCGCGGTCCTGGCCCTAAGCCTCGTCGGATGCTCCTCCGAAGAGGCCGCGCCTTCCACTCCGACCACCATGGAAACCACGACCACGCCACCAGAGAAGCTGCCCGGTGTCGGCGAACCCGTTGAAGCCGAGGGCGTGACCCTGGCTGTTCTGGAGGTCTCGGAGACGGCCACGCTTCCACTACTCGAAGACGGGGTGAAGGCCGAGACCGCGGCGACCGAGACTCGCTCTGCTGAATCCGGCACAAAATTCGTCTCAGTGGTGACCGAGGTGGAAAACACCGGGACTGAGAGCTGGGATCTCACCTGTGGATTCGCCGTCCAGGCCAGCCTCTTCGATCCCGACGACCGCCGCTTCGACCCCGTCGAAGACCTGTACCGGATTCCGGGAAACCCGGAGTGCAACGACCACCTCAACCCGGGCATGAAGGACCAGATGACCTGGGTGTTTGAGGTCCCGGAGACGATCAAGGCCGAGAAGTTCGGGTTCGCCGACCCCGAGACCCACTACGACGACTTCACCTTCATCGACCTCACCACCGTCACCGGCGACCTCACCCCCACCAGCGAGGTGCCCGCGCAGGAGCCGACGGAGGCTGCGACGACCGAAACCTCCGCCTCCATCGCAGCGGAGCCCGAGAGTTCAGAGCCGACTTTCGTCCGGTGTCTGGCCGATCTCACCATCTATGCGTTGTACTCGGACGGC
This sequence is a window from Corynebacterium doosanense CAU 212 = DSM 45436. Protein-coding genes within it:
- a CDS encoding metal ABC transporter permease — protein: MLSQTLELLEFDFVRQALLASALLGLLSGVMTPLIVLRRMSFSVHATSELALMGGAAALLLGVNIGLGAVVGAIVAAIVLAVLGFRGQQDSSIGVVMSFGLGLAVLFLYLYPGNSSTAMSLLTGQVVGVSGASTWALAAVTAVVVGVVALLWRPLLFASADPEMASAAGIPVRALSVIFAVLIGLASAQSVRIVGALLVMALLITPGAAAAQIASSPLRAVAWSVLFAEVAAVGGLLLSLAPGLPVSVFVTSISFAIYLLCRVIGGRRRVYRDEVTAAHYSDSEHH
- a CDS encoding DUF4352 domain-containing protein; the encoded protein is MSVLKHASIFGCAAVLALSLVGCSSEEAAPSTPTTMETTTTPPEKLPGVGEPVEAEGVTLAVLEVSETATLPLLEDGVKAETAATETRSAESGTKFVSVVTEVENTGTESWDLTCGFAVQASLFDPDDRRFDPVEDLYRIPGNPECNDHLNPGMKDQMTWVFEVPETIKAEKFGFADPETHYDDFTFIDLTTVTGDLTPTSEVPAQEPTEAATTETSASIAAEPESSEPTFVRCLADLTIYALYSDGSTRITPSCENDPAVQRAARAEGVCGGLYAPEGTTAEEYLDLCGVPIRTSPPSAPESVAPVSPVAPEPANGNTPGQ
- a CDS encoding metal ABC transporter ATP-binding protein, translated to MLVRFTDAAVDPLWSGLNLTVEPGEFLAVLGPNGVGKSTLLSTVLGTRTLTHGRVEAPARIGFIPQQRLFERNLPLRARDLVSLSLAHGTLSHRSPKRAQVDALLAEVGADGLADLPVGRMSGGQQQLVRQAQALANDPELLLADEPLLSLDVAREQATVAKLDARRRERGTSVILVTHGINPVLDVVDRVLYLAPHGHTLGTVAEVMRTDVLSDLYRARVEVARVGDRLVVI
- a CDS encoding alpha/beta hydrolase family esterase produces the protein MGYHVDRKKIGERSYVLVSPDEAPASALLLFFHGSQQSGNVARNFTARTFDDLTARGVAVAYPNGVANHFNDARLDYDEKTRKLGIDDVGFTRDIVAELGLSTVFAAGFSNGGQMVLRLLHDAPGLLSGAATIAASLPTDDNLLPDLGTPVPTPLLMIHGTGDRIVPYEGGRAGTANQRRGTVRSAVAAAEYFAQANGSAEHSVTEADGFRMDRWDGGAPVQLITVEGMGHLVPAPHDVDERLGPGTRAFAAADVIADFFEL
- a CDS encoding metal ABC transporter solute-binding protein, Zn/Mn family, which gives rise to MRTRVLAVAAALPLAACSDTPPSADVVASTSVWADVASAVLADTPLSVTAIVEDNAIDPHSFEATAADLATAMNANTVVVGGGSYDAWLYEPLAGRSDATVIHALPLEGHEHGEHGEHEGHEEHDHEANEHVWFDVDAVEAVAGDIAAHAGTDAGPVTADLATLRQQLGGLTGATVAQTETVADYLIEDSGLTDVTPAGYRAAARNHASPAAGDLAAFLRAIDDGGVDVLIHNPQTETDLTASIRDAADKAGVPVVEIAEIPPAGANFFDYFHRVVDDLERGAA